One genomic window of Deinococcus deserti VCD115 includes the following:
- a CDS encoding cobyrinate a,c-diamide synthase has protein sequence MKRIVLAAPHSGSGKTTVASLLCLALRHRGLRVQPFKLGPDYLDPTHLSRAAGRAARNLDSFLLPPSRLSELFARAAAQADVSVLEGVMGLYDGRSPLSDEHSTADLARLLSTPVILVIDAGGMARTVAAIAAGLRDFGTGVHVAGVILNRVGSERHAELCEAALAQVNLPVLGFVTRDEALHLPSRHLGLLSAEQASWDEAAALNAARHLRLDDILSAAQVPPLPAAQVQAPAQPVARIGYAIDEAFHFYYPDALDELRVAGAELVPFSPLRDPELPAGIGGLLLGGGYPEAHAAQLSANVSMRQSVRDFAASGRPVVGECGGLMYLAESLQDLEGQTHEQCGVIPYRTRMQGRLTLGYRDATALHATPLAPGGSTLRGHEFHYSALMHEPTRPAYRWTAHDGSEVLEGYAHGNVLASYLHLHYAADPATARRLVMACRPEPGVPEPSS, from the coding sequence GTGAAACGCATTGTGCTGGCCGCGCCTCATTCCGGCAGCGGCAAAACCACCGTCGCGTCGCTTCTGTGCCTGGCCCTCAGGCACCGGGGCCTGCGGGTGCAGCCGTTCAAGCTGGGCCCTGATTACCTGGACCCCACCCACCTGAGCCGCGCGGCCGGCAGAGCGGCCCGCAACCTCGACTCGTTCCTGCTGCCGCCTTCCAGGCTGAGCGAGCTGTTCGCCCGGGCGGCCGCGCAGGCCGACGTCAGCGTGCTGGAGGGCGTCATGGGCCTGTATGACGGCCGCAGTCCGCTGAGTGACGAGCATTCCACCGCTGATCTGGCGCGGTTGCTGAGCACTCCCGTGATTCTGGTGATCGACGCCGGCGGCATGGCCCGGACCGTCGCGGCGATCGCCGCTGGCCTGCGGGACTTCGGGACCGGGGTTCACGTTGCCGGCGTGATCCTCAACCGGGTGGGCAGCGAACGTCACGCCGAGCTGTGTGAAGCGGCCCTGGCCCAGGTGAACCTGCCGGTGCTGGGCTTCGTGACGCGGGACGAGGCGCTGCATCTGCCTTCACGGCACCTCGGGCTGCTCAGCGCCGAACAGGCCAGCTGGGACGAGGCGGCGGCCCTGAACGCCGCCCGGCACCTCCGACTGGACGACATCTTGAGCGCCGCGCAGGTGCCGCCCTTGCCTGCAGCCCAGGTTCAGGCTCCTGCACAGCCGGTGGCGCGAATTGGGTATGCCATTGACGAGGCCTTTCATTTCTACTACCCCGACGCCCTGGATGAACTCCGGGTGGCCGGTGCAGAGCTGGTGCCGTTCAGTCCACTGCGCGACCCGGAACTGCCCGCCGGCATCGGCGGCCTGCTGCTGGGCGGCGGCTACCCGGAGGCTCACGCGGCGCAGCTCTCGGCGAACGTATCCATGCGCCAGAGCGTCCGGGATTTTGCAGCGTCCGGACGGCCGGTGGTCGGCGAGTGCGGAGGGTTGATGTACCTCGCCGAGTCGCTGCAGGACCTTGAAGGGCAGACCCATGAACAGTGCGGGGTCATTCCCTACCGCACCCGCATGCAGGGCCGTCTGACGCTAGGGTACCGCGACGCCACCGCCCTGCACGCCACGCCTCTGGCGCCTGGGGGTTCGACCCTGCGTGGGCACGAATTTCATTACAGCGCACTGATGCACGAACCCACCCGCCCGGCCTATCGCTGGACGGCCCACGACGGCAGCGAGGTTCTCGAAGGCTACGCCCATGGCAATGTGCTGGCCAGCTACCTGCACCTCCATTACGCCGCCGACCCGGCAACAGCCCGCCGACTGGTAATGGCCTGCAGGCCGGAGCCCGGCGTACCGGAGCCCAGTTCATGA
- a CDS encoding pyridoxal phosphate-dependent aminotransferase, translated as MTLPPLLPRAPHGGPTSASFAGLDFSVNTNPFGPNPILLEAVQRADHGQYPDPTYRAVRETLAAWHGVVPECVALAVGVSDLLHRLVRAFLPPGGTLLSLHAPFGELARAAALQRASVRVVDTLPTVLPPGTRLVYVGHPHNPTGRRLSAAKLQMLAGVCTGAGALLLLDEAYAPFLLDEAGIQGAAVVRLISPGKAHGLVGARPGYALAAPDVVAQLENLAPAWHVPAGTAALLATLPEAQPFLSETLPRVRDLASTLAADLRHLGQVEHHGTPYMTLNVNQGSAVASSLLDHGVRVRDCSSFGLPGCIRVSTRSATENDMLLNALSVVMAST; from the coding sequence GTGACCCTTCCGCCTCTGCTGCCGCGCGCTCCACACGGCGGGCCGACTTCCGCGTCCTTTGCTGGCCTCGACTTCAGTGTCAACACCAATCCGTTCGGCCCGAACCCAATCCTGCTTGAAGCGGTGCAGCGCGCAGACCATGGGCAGTACCCCGACCCGACGTACCGGGCCGTCAGAGAAACCCTGGCCGCCTGGCACGGCGTGGTGCCGGAGTGCGTCGCCCTGGCGGTCGGCGTCTCCGACCTGCTGCACCGGCTGGTGCGCGCCTTTCTGCCGCCTGGGGGAACGCTGCTGAGCCTGCACGCCCCGTTCGGCGAACTTGCCCGCGCCGCCGCCCTGCAGCGGGCCAGCGTGCGGGTGGTCGATACGCTGCCCACAGTGCTGCCTCCAGGCACGCGACTGGTGTATGTCGGTCATCCCCACAACCCCACCGGCCGGCGGCTGTCCGCTGCAAAACTTCAGATGCTGGCAGGCGTGTGCACAGGTGCCGGCGCCCTGCTGCTGCTCGACGAGGCCTATGCCCCCTTCCTGCTGGATGAAGCCGGGATTCAGGGAGCCGCTGTCGTGCGCCTGATTTCTCCGGGTAAAGCTCATGGGCTGGTCGGCGCCCGGCCTGGATATGCGCTGGCAGCGCCGGACGTGGTCGCGCAGCTTGAGAACCTTGCACCTGCCTGGCACGTTCCTGCCGGCACAGCGGCGTTGCTGGCCACCCTGCCTGAGGCCCAGCCATTTCTGTCGGAGACACTGCCGCGCGTCCGTGACCTTGCCTCCACACTCGCGGCTGATCTGAGGCATCTGGGGCAGGTGGAACACCACGGCACTCCGTACATGACCCTCAACGTAAATCAGGGGTCTGCCGTTGCATCCAGCCTGCTCGACCATGGGGTCCGGGTCCGCGACTGCAGCAGCTTCGGCCTGCCAGGATGCATCCGGGTCAGCACCCGAAGCGCCACTGAGAACGACATGCTGCTCAACGCATTGTCAGTGGTGATGGCCAGCACGTAA
- the cbiB gene encoding adenosylcobinamide-phosphate synthase CbiB, protein MSRRALLLALALDALGEPPPRWHPVVWMGNYLSWARRGWRARTSAGQLREGAVSWGLGAGMAGMAGLLAARGPWWVQGAALKPLLARKALFDAVAEVRAALVRDDLREARRLLAWHLVSRDTSQLSASEVAGAAIESLAENLSDSVVAPLLAFRVGGLPLASTYRLCNTADAMWGYRTPELEWTGKTAARADDLLNLAPARLTALCTLVASGGRGLGVWVRDRGRTSSPNAGHPMSAFAGVLDVQLDKRGVYVLNPGGREPTAGDVRHALGLARTTLFVAVVVLLLPGPRTVGSRSRA, encoded by the coding sequence ATGAGCCGCCGGGCGCTGCTGCTGGCCCTGGCTCTGGACGCCCTGGGTGAACCGCCCCCCCGCTGGCACCCGGTGGTGTGGATGGGCAACTACCTGAGCTGGGCGCGGCGTGGCTGGCGCGCCCGGACGTCTGCTGGGCAGCTCCGAGAAGGCGCTGTGAGCTGGGGGCTTGGCGCGGGCATGGCTGGAATGGCAGGTCTGCTCGCCGCGCGGGGACCGTGGTGGGTGCAGGGCGCGGCGCTCAAACCTCTCTTGGCACGAAAGGCCCTGTTTGACGCCGTGGCCGAGGTGCGGGCCGCGCTGGTCCGGGACGACCTGCGTGAGGCGCGCCGTCTGCTGGCGTGGCATCTGGTCAGCCGGGACACTTCACAGCTGAGTGCTAGCGAGGTTGCTGGGGCGGCCATAGAAAGCCTCGCCGAGAACCTTTCGGACAGTGTCGTGGCGCCTCTGCTGGCCTTCCGCGTGGGCGGCCTGCCTCTGGCATCGACCTACCGCCTGTGCAATACCGCCGACGCGATGTGGGGGTACCGCACACCGGAACTGGAGTGGACCGGCAAGACGGCCGCGCGGGCCGACGATCTGCTGAATCTAGCGCCCGCGCGCCTGACGGCCCTGTGCACGCTGGTGGCCTCGGGGGGCCGGGGGCTCGGGGTCTGGGTGCGCGACCGCGGGCGTACCAGCAGCCCGAACGCCGGGCATCCCATGAGTGCCTTTGCGGGCGTGCTGGACGTACAGCTCGACAAACGCGGCGTCTATGTTCTGAACCCTGGGGGCCGCGAACCCACCGCCGGGGACGTGCGACACGCCTTGGGGCTGGCCCGCACGACGCTGTTCGTGGCTGTGGTCGTTCTGCTGCTGCCAGGACCTCGCACCGTGGGGAGCCGTAGCCGCGCATGA
- a CDS encoding cobaltochelatase subunit CobN, whose protein sequence is MTRPGTSRQRVQRADGRTINVARRRGHLSYCFHGCCCGRTDKGYVAAPVDTYKDEWTRRKIRNQVHLTKAGCLGPCALSNVAHLVFDGHDVWFHSVNDAWLVVAIFDYISAMLEADGFLPPPPELLEYTFNYYTWDAASALPMAGRTDPAVAVSQPPDALSGVAFLTHADTDLLNLRAAQETLPADFGPVTGVPLGGVRSEAQMATLLSGEVGRAQVVLVRIHGKFSAVPGAELLLAHARKAGQALLLVSGTGEPDAELAALSLAPAHTLDTARTYLAASGWQNTRELLLSLSDTLRLTAYGAAPPLALPEHGVYHPELPENATLADWHQRRDPARPAVGVLFYRAHALSGNTGFIDALVGAFEEAGADALPVFTTSLKDVDAHGDPKAFGLLRGEVDAVISTLSFAMADVQAGEITAAGENVGALARLNVPVVQGLTSGGARGPWETSSRGLSPLDTAMNVALPEFDGRIIGVPFAFKEQDGAARRLAADPERTARLAGITVRLAALRHKPNVDKRIAFVFTNSTAKASQVGNAVGLDSAASLLLVLRALKGDGYTVGDLPATSDELMHRLIERTSYDTTLLTPSQLAQAAARVPAATYEQWFAELPDTMQRRMRQQWGAPPGEAYVHDGSLALAGLHFGNVFVALQPPRGYGMDPDAIYHTPDLPPTHHYFALYRWLREPAASGGFGADAMVHVGKHGTLEWLPGKGVGLSEKCFPDAVLGDLPLFYPFVINDPGEGTQAKRRAHATILDHLPPPLTRADTYGPLAELAALVDEYYQLELLDPSKLPLLQGQIWDLVQQADLGTDLGSMLRRDHGDHVHEWDEDYTEEGVPVTLSEMNGADVAHLLEDIDGYLCELGAAQIRGGLHTLGLPPQGEALAEMLRALTRLSNAEVPGLNAGLCEVLGLDLNRLLDTPGERFDAPAVLDSLAGRPVQTHGDALEVLDELALHLYQALADHNFDPQATGDVLAHTLGERDDYGPLPLTLKYVCEALKPNLDATTAEITYLLAGLSGRYVPAGPSGAPSRGQAHILPTGRNFYAVDPRALPSQAAWTVGSQLAREVLSRHQRETGAYPEHVAISVWGTSNMRTQGDDIAEIFALLGVRPVWHPQSRRLDGVELIPLSELGRPRIDVTVRISGFFRDAFPHLISRLDEAFALAMHADEDPEQNYPRKHFLADLEGRLQDLPPEEAEARAAYRVFGSAPGTYGAGILDLIHEGNWQGEEDFAQVFVNWGGYAYTAAEQGTDAREDFRARLSQTQLVLHNQDNREHDIFDSDDYLQFFGGMIASVRHLSGAQPRGYFGDSANPERARVRDLKEESLRVYRSRVVNPKWLDGIRQHGYKGGLEQTATVDYLFGFDATAGIAHDFMYEGIAQAYALDPVNQAFLRDSNPWALNAIATRLLEAEGRGLWSPEPTTLAALQGLLVESEGLLEDRGETARVSG, encoded by the coding sequence ATGACCCGCCCGGGCACCTCCCGCCAGCGGGTCCAGCGGGCCGACGGCCGGACCATCAACGTGGCGCGCCGGCGCGGGCACCTGAGCTACTGCTTTCACGGCTGCTGCTGTGGCCGCACCGACAAGGGCTACGTGGCTGCGCCCGTGGACACCTATAAGGACGAGTGGACCCGGCGCAAGATCCGCAATCAGGTCCATCTGACCAAGGCCGGCTGTCTGGGTCCCTGCGCGCTGTCGAACGTGGCCCATCTGGTCTTCGACGGGCACGACGTGTGGTTTCACTCGGTCAACGACGCCTGGCTGGTCGTGGCGATCTTCGACTACATCAGCGCCATGCTGGAGGCCGACGGGTTCCTGCCGCCTCCACCGGAACTGCTGGAATACACCTTCAACTACTACACCTGGGACGCGGCCAGCGCCCTGCCTATGGCCGGACGCACCGATCCTGCCGTGGCGGTCTCCCAGCCACCGGACGCCCTGTCAGGCGTGGCGTTCCTGACCCACGCGGATACTGACCTGCTGAACCTGCGTGCGGCCCAGGAAACCCTGCCGGCCGATTTCGGTCCGGTCACCGGCGTCCCGCTCGGCGGCGTGCGCAGCGAGGCCCAGATGGCCACCCTGCTGTCCGGCGAGGTGGGGCGCGCGCAGGTGGTGCTGGTCCGTATTCACGGCAAATTCAGCGCGGTGCCGGGCGCCGAGCTGCTGCTGGCGCACGCGCGCAAGGCCGGTCAGGCGCTGCTGTTGGTCAGTGGGACCGGCGAGCCGGACGCCGAACTTGCCGCACTGAGCCTCGCGCCAGCCCACACGCTGGACACCGCCCGGACGTACCTCGCGGCCAGCGGCTGGCAGAACACCCGCGAACTGCTGCTTTCACTGTCCGACACCCTGCGCCTGACCGCTTACGGCGCCGCCCCGCCCCTGGCCCTTCCGGAGCACGGCGTCTATCACCCGGAGCTGCCTGAGAACGCCACGCTGGCGGACTGGCATCAGCGCCGCGACCCGGCCCGGCCGGCGGTGGGCGTGCTGTTCTACCGGGCCCACGCCCTGAGCGGCAACACCGGCTTCATCGACGCCCTGGTGGGCGCATTCGAGGAAGCTGGGGCCGACGCCCTGCCCGTGTTTACCACCAGCCTCAAGGACGTGGACGCGCACGGCGACCCCAAAGCGTTCGGGCTGCTGCGTGGTGAGGTGGACGCCGTGATTTCCACGCTGTCGTTTGCCATGGCTGACGTTCAGGCAGGCGAGATCACGGCCGCCGGGGAGAACGTGGGGGCGCTCGCCCGCCTGAACGTGCCGGTCGTGCAGGGGCTGACCAGCGGTGGAGCGCGCGGACCATGGGAGACCAGCTCGCGTGGCCTGAGCCCGCTGGACACCGCCATGAACGTGGCCCTCCCTGAATTCGACGGGCGGATTATCGGTGTGCCGTTTGCTTTCAAGGAGCAGGACGGTGCGGCCCGCCGGCTGGCGGCCGATCCGGAGCGCACGGCCCGGCTGGCTGGCATCACCGTTCGGCTCGCGGCCCTGCGGCACAAGCCCAACGTGGACAAAAGAATTGCCTTCGTGTTCACCAACAGCACCGCCAAGGCCTCGCAGGTCGGGAACGCGGTGGGGCTGGATTCAGCAGCCTCGCTGCTGCTGGTGCTGCGCGCCCTGAAGGGGGACGGCTACACCGTCGGTGACCTGCCTGCCACGTCCGATGAGCTGATGCACCGCCTGATCGAGCGCACCAGTTACGACACGACCCTGCTGACCCCATCGCAGCTGGCTCAGGCGGCCGCCCGGGTTCCGGCGGCAACCTACGAGCAGTGGTTCGCGGAGCTGCCCGACACCATGCAGCGGCGCATGCGTCAGCAGTGGGGCGCGCCTCCCGGGGAAGCTTACGTGCATGATGGGTCGCTGGCGCTGGCGGGGCTGCACTTCGGAAACGTCTTCGTGGCATTGCAGCCCCCGCGCGGTTACGGCATGGACCCGGACGCCATCTACCACACGCCGGACCTGCCGCCCACCCACCACTACTTCGCCCTGTACCGCTGGCTGCGAGAGCCTGCCGCCTCCGGAGGATTCGGCGCCGACGCCATGGTGCATGTCGGCAAGCACGGCACCCTGGAATGGCTGCCGGGCAAGGGTGTGGGCCTCAGCGAGAAGTGCTTTCCGGACGCCGTGCTGGGCGACCTGCCGCTGTTCTACCCCTTCGTGATCAACGACCCCGGCGAGGGCACCCAGGCCAAACGCCGCGCGCACGCCACGATCCTGGACCACCTGCCGCCCCCGCTGACCCGGGCCGACACCTACGGTCCGCTGGCCGAACTGGCCGCCCTGGTCGACGAGTATTACCAGCTGGAACTCCTGGACCCCAGCAAACTGCCGCTGTTGCAGGGCCAGATCTGGGACCTGGTGCAGCAGGCGGACCTGGGCACGGACCTGGGCAGCATGCTGCGGCGCGATCATGGCGACCACGTGCACGAATGGGACGAGGATTACACCGAAGAAGGCGTGCCGGTAACCCTCAGCGAGATGAACGGTGCCGACGTGGCGCACCTGCTTGAAGACATCGACGGCTACCTGTGCGAGCTGGGCGCGGCGCAGATCCGGGGCGGCCTGCACACCCTGGGCCTGCCACCGCAGGGAGAGGCGCTGGCCGAAATGTTGCGCGCGCTGACCCGGCTGTCCAACGCGGAAGTGCCGGGCCTGAACGCCGGGCTGTGCGAGGTTCTGGGGCTCGACCTGAACCGTCTGCTGGACACCCCTGGCGAGCGCTTCGATGCTCCGGCGGTTCTGGATTCACTGGCTGGCCGGCCGGTCCAGACCCACGGTGACGCGCTGGAAGTCCTGGACGAACTTGCCCTGCACCTGTACCAGGCGCTGGCTGACCACAACTTCGACCCGCAGGCGACCGGGGACGTGCTGGCCCACACCCTGGGGGAACGGGACGACTACGGCCCCCTGCCCCTGACCCTGAAGTACGTCTGCGAGGCTCTCAAACCCAACCTGGACGCTACCACCGCCGAGATCACGTACCTGCTTGCCGGACTTTCCGGGCGTTACGTACCGGCGGGACCGAGCGGCGCTCCGTCGCGGGGGCAGGCGCATATCCTGCCGACCGGTCGCAACTTCTATGCGGTGGACCCGCGGGCCCTGCCGTCGCAGGCGGCCTGGACCGTCGGCAGCCAGCTGGCGCGCGAGGTGCTGTCACGCCATCAGCGTGAAACCGGCGCCTACCCCGAGCACGTGGCGATCAGCGTGTGGGGCACCAGCAACATGCGCACCCAGGGCGACGACATCGCCGAGATTTTCGCGCTGCTGGGCGTGCGCCCGGTATGGCACCCGCAGAGCCGCCGCCTGGACGGGGTGGAGCTGATTCCGCTTTCCGAGCTGGGCCGGCCGCGCATCGACGTGACCGTGCGGATCAGCGGCTTTTTCCGTGACGCCTTTCCGCACCTGATCTCACGGCTGGACGAAGCCTTTGCACTCGCTATGCACGCCGACGAGGACCCGGAGCAGAACTATCCGCGCAAGCACTTCCTGGCTGACCTGGAAGGCCGCCTGCAGGACCTGCCGCCGGAGGAGGCCGAAGCCCGCGCGGCCTACCGGGTGTTTGGCAGCGCGCCGGGCACGTACGGGGCCGGCATCCTCGACCTGATTCATGAAGGCAACTGGCAGGGAGAGGAGGACTTCGCGCAGGTGTTCGTCAACTGGGGCGGCTACGCCTACACGGCCGCCGAGCAGGGCACTGACGCCCGCGAGGACTTCCGGGCGCGCCTCTCGCAGACGCAGCTGGTGCTGCACAATCAGGACAACCGCGAGCACGACATCTTCGACAGCGACGACTACCTGCAGTTCTTCGGCGGCATGATCGCTTCGGTGCGCCACCTCAGCGGCGCGCAGCCGCGCGGCTACTTCGGCGACAGCGCCAACCCCGAGCGGGCCCGCGTGCGTGACCTGAAGGAAGAATCGCTGCGGGTGTACCGCTCACGGGTGGTGAATCCCAAATGGCTCGACGGCATCCGGCAGCATGGGTACAAGGGAGGGCTGGAGCAGACGGCCACCGTGGACTACCTGTTCGGCTTCGACGCCACCGCCGGGATTGCGCACGATTTCATGTACGAGGGCATCGCGCAGGCCTACGCGCTCGATCCGGTCAATCAGGCCTTTTTGCGCGACAGCAACCCCTGGGCGCTGAACGCCATCGCCACCCGGCTGCTGGAAGCTGAGGGACGCGGGCTGTGGTCGCCGGAGCCCACGACGCTGGCAGCCCTGCAGGGCCTGCTGGTGGAAAGTGAAGGTCTGCTGGAAGACCGCGGCGAAACAGCGCGGGTGAGCGGATGA
- a CDS encoding VWA domain-containing protein encodes MSPQIQYPLSAVAHQPELLLALSLLAVAPELGGVLIRGDRGAAKSTAARGLASLLPARQDGEAAPFVNLPLGASEDRVVGSLDLDAALRGEARLRGGLIAAAHGGVLYIDEVNLLPDHLVDVLLDAAAMGVHRVQRDGLSVEQPARFALVGSMNPEEGALRPQFLDRFGLCVDVQAPREAAQRADIMRRRMAFETDPDGFQATWHPQETALRERLHAARQRLPGVTLPDALLTAIATLSADSGVRSLRADLVLHRAARALAALEGRAQVHEDDLHQVAPLVLVHRRDPRLAPLPPPPSRPPPPEPPSTHSEPPEPESDESSDQHSAPDTQESSNLQEAPETPEDVLPPTPGSAPVRLAALPAPGRHPGGAAQGRVVRAAPDSQTSRLALPDTLRAALLRSGGKPFELSRADFHTPVHEKRGGRRVLFVADTSGSMGAQGRMGAVKGAMLAVLEQQARRDRVALITFRATGAVRALEWTADATLAEAAITAAPTGGRTPLAHALVLAREVLATEPGAELVLFTDGRANVALSPSGDAWADALEAARALGGVPALVVDTEAGHVRLGRAGALAEVLGARVQPLWPTPVGAP; translated from the coding sequence ATGAGCCCACAGATTCAGTACCCGCTGAGTGCGGTGGCGCATCAGCCCGAACTGCTGCTGGCGCTCTCGCTGCTGGCGGTGGCTCCGGAACTCGGTGGCGTCCTGATCCGGGGCGACCGCGGCGCAGCGAAAAGCACTGCCGCGCGCGGCCTGGCGTCGTTGCTGCCCGCACGTCAGGACGGCGAGGCGGCGCCGTTTGTCAACCTGCCCCTGGGCGCCAGTGAGGACCGGGTGGTGGGCAGCCTGGACCTGGACGCCGCACTGCGCGGTGAGGCCCGGCTCAGGGGCGGCCTGATCGCCGCAGCCCACGGCGGCGTGCTGTATATCGATGAGGTCAACCTGCTTCCCGACCATCTGGTCGACGTCCTGCTGGACGCCGCGGCCATGGGCGTTCACCGGGTGCAGCGCGACGGCCTGAGCGTCGAGCAGCCCGCCCGCTTTGCCCTGGTGGGCAGCATGAATCCCGAAGAGGGAGCGCTGCGGCCTCAGTTTCTGGACCGCTTCGGCCTGTGCGTGGATGTCCAGGCCCCACGGGAAGCGGCGCAGCGCGCGGACATCATGCGCAGGCGCATGGCTTTCGAGACGGACCCGGACGGTTTTCAGGCCACCTGGCACCCGCAGGAGACCGCCCTGCGTGAGCGGCTGCACGCAGCCCGGCAGCGGCTGCCGGGAGTCACCCTGCCGGACGCCCTGCTCACGGCGATCGCCACCCTCAGTGCCGACTCTGGTGTACGGAGCCTGCGTGCCGATCTGGTTTTGCACCGCGCTGCGAGGGCCCTGGCCGCGCTGGAGGGACGCGCTCAGGTCCACGAAGATGATCTTCATCAGGTTGCTCCGCTGGTTCTGGTTCACCGCCGAGACCCCCGCCTGGCACCGCTGCCGCCGCCCCCGTCCCGGCCACCACCGCCTGAACCTCCCTCCACCCACAGCGAGCCGCCGGAGCCCGAGTCGGACGAGAGCAGCGACCAACACTCCGCCCCAGATACCCAGGAATCCTCAAACTTGCAGGAAGCTCCAGAAACACCGGAAGACGTCCTGCCGCCCACACCCGGAAGTGCTCCGGTACGTCTGGCTGCCCTTCCAGCCCCAGGCCGGCATCCGGGTGGTGCGGCCCAGGGGCGGGTGGTGAGAGCTGCGCCTGATTCGCAGACCAGCCGCCTGGCCCTGCCTGACACCCTTCGCGCTGCCCTGCTACGCAGCGGCGGAAAGCCGTTTGAGCTGTCCCGCGCCGATTTCCACACACCGGTTCACGAGAAGCGCGGAGGCCGGCGGGTGCTGTTTGTCGCTGACACCAGCGGCAGCATGGGCGCGCAGGGCCGCATGGGCGCGGTCAAAGGCGCCATGCTGGCGGTGCTGGAGCAGCAGGCGCGGCGTGACCGGGTGGCCCTGATCACCTTCCGTGCGACGGGAGCGGTACGGGCGCTTGAATGGACTGCCGACGCCACGCTGGCCGAGGCGGCAATCACGGCAGCCCCGACCGGAGGCCGCACTCCGCTGGCCCACGCGCTGGTCCTGGCGCGCGAGGTTCTGGCCACCGAACCCGGCGCCGAACTGGTGCTGTTCACCGATGGCCGGGCCAACGTGGCGCTCTCACCGTCGGGTGACGCCTGGGCCGACGCGCTGGAAGCCGCCCGCGCCCTGGGTGGTGTTCCGGCGCTGGTGGTGGACACCGAAGCCGGGCATGTGCGGCTGGGCCGCGCCGGGGCCCTGGCTGAAGTGCTGGGCGCGCGCGTGCAGCCACTCTGGCCCACACCAGTGGGGGCCCCGTGA
- a CDS encoding substrate-binding domain-containing protein produces MEPTIKDVAQRAKVSTATVSRVLNGQHWVAEQTKAAVLQAVQELNYKPNAVARSLMNAQTKTLAILFPNVSDMFSGTVLSGIEDAAHERGFSVIVCKTGGGHDRTLSYLQLLAEKRVDGIIFASEVLREEYSSFVQQVRIPLVVLSGESVQPEIPTIRCNDHQAAYAATSYLIGQGHEHIGMLYGGAHETPEQNGRLTGFHEAHRDHGLVVVPEHVLCLEGFAFKDGQAGGARLLHQAKGLTAIFASSDELALGVMSAAYARGIQVPSDLSVMGFDDLPLAEMSIPPLTTVRQPLYGMGRRAATMLLDHIQDIKKLEGHAVFPTTIIERKSVRRL; encoded by the coding sequence ATGGAACCGACGATCAAAGATGTTGCCCAGAGAGCCAAGGTCTCTACGGCGACGGTTTCACGGGTCCTGAACGGACAGCACTGGGTCGCGGAGCAAACCAAAGCTGCCGTCCTCCAGGCTGTGCAGGAACTGAACTACAAACCCAATGCAGTCGCCCGCAGCCTGATGAACGCGCAGACCAAAACCCTGGCGATCCTCTTTCCCAACGTCTCTGACATGTTCTCCGGTACGGTCCTCAGCGGAATTGAGGATGCGGCCCACGAGCGCGGATTCAGCGTCATCGTCTGCAAAACGGGCGGCGGCCACGACCGCACCTTGAGTTACCTCCAGCTTTTAGCGGAAAAGCGGGTGGATGGAATTATCTTCGCCAGTGAAGTTTTGCGTGAGGAGTACTCCAGCTTCGTCCAGCAGGTGCGCATTCCACTCGTCGTCCTCTCGGGCGAGAGTGTTCAGCCTGAAATTCCGACCATCCGCTGCAATGACCATCAGGCCGCGTACGCTGCCACTTCCTACCTGATCGGTCAGGGACACGAGCATATCGGGATGCTCTACGGCGGGGCCCATGAGACACCAGAGCAGAATGGCCGCCTGACAGGCTTCCATGAGGCGCACCGTGATCATGGCCTGGTTGTGGTACCTGAACACGTGCTGTGCCTGGAAGGCTTTGCTTTCAAGGACGGTCAGGCTGGCGGTGCACGCCTGCTGCATCAGGCAAAAGGCCTGACCGCGATCTTCGCGAGCAGCGACGAGCTGGCCCTGGGGGTCATGTCCGCAGCCTACGCGCGGGGCATTCAGGTTCCTTCGGATCTGAGCGTGATGGGTTTCGACGACCTCCCGCTTGCCGAGATGAGCATCCCTCCCCTGACGACCGTACGGCAGCCCCTCTATGGGATGGGTCGGCGCGCCGCGACCATGCTGCTTGACCATATCCAGGACATTAAAAAGCTGGAAGGACACGCGGTTTTCCCAACAACGATCATAGAGCGGAAAAGTGTGCGCCGGCTCTAG